The DNA region ACGGTTAAACAATGAGCAATCGCATATCTTCCTGGTATATGCTGGAGACCAGGCAGTCGGATTTGTTCAATTGTACAAGCTTTATCATTACATTAAGCTTGAAAAACAATGGCTGTTGAGCGATTTATTTGTTCACCCCGATTACAGGGGCAAAGGGCTTTCGGTAGCTTTAATAGACCGCAGCAAACAATGGTGTAATGAAACAGGGGCTTGTGGTTTGATGCTTGAAACCGAAAAAACAAACGATGTTGGGAACAAGCTATATCCACGTTGCGGTTTTGAACACGACGGTTTGCACAATTACTATTATTGGTGGAATTAGGGCAGTATTGCCCTAATTCGTTTTCCTGATCGTAATGATCCGCATCCAGTGCATCAGCTTCATTAAAGGATAGGTCGGATCAAATTCAAACCAGCGGGTAGCAAAATTTGGGTTATTTGGTTTTTTATGGTGATTGTTCTGAAACAGTTCTCCCAACATCAGAAAATCAAATGGCAGTGAATTTTTGCTGTGATCGTTGTTGTCATGATTGGAATAACCGTATTTATGACCGCACCAGTTCACAATGGCGCCATGTATAGGCCCCATTAAAAAATGGATGGGCAACAGCAGAAACATCCACCATGCGGTGGCAAAGGTAACATAGAACCATACATAAAAACTGATAAAGACGATCCTTGTATACCAGGAATCCCCAATCTTATCGATCAAAGGCCAGGAAGGATATTTATCCCTGAACTGCTCTTCAGGCTCAAGATTATACTTTGAGTAGTTCAAATATATATTCTTTGTCTGTATCATCATGCCCCATACATCTTTTACAAAATGGGGCGAGTGCGGATCTTTTTCCGTGTCGCTGAAAGCATGGTGCATGCGGTGCAAAATAGCATATGCACGTGGGTTCAAAAAAGACGAACCCTGCGACAAAAAAGTTAAAATGTAAAAAAATTTCTCCCAGAACGTATTCATTTTAAACATCTTATGCGAAGCATAACGGTGCAGGAAGAAAGTTTGTGAAAACAGGGAAAGGAACCAGTGTAAAAGAAAAAAGGCTAGTATGATCATTATCTTCCGAAATCGTCCTGAACCCTAACAATATCGCTCTCATCTGATGGGTTCTCCAGGTCGGTATGCTGCCATATTTCCGAAACAATGCCCCAATCGTCAAGACCGATCAGGCGGTGGCGTTCCCCTTGCTTCAATTTGATGGTTTGCCCTGGCGAAAACTGCTCTACAGGTCCCTGCTCATCATTGTCGCTTCTGCTTACCCCAACCGTTCCGTTTACCACTCTCCAGATTTCTGCACGACGGTGGTGATATTGCCATGAAAGCCTGGTATTTGGTGCAACAATTAAAATTTTAGGGCTCAGTTTACCCGAAATCTTCAGGTCATCTATGTTCAGTTTATCAAAATATACATTTGCAAACTGCTGTGCCTGATTTTCATCTATTACAAAAAAACCTCCCCATGGGCGGGTCTCATCACGGTTAACAACATTAAAACCTTCAATTTTTAAACGCTGTGCTACACTATCGAATATTTCTTTTTTTTGATCTGACATTTTATTTTCAGTATTTTCTAATCCCCAAACTTAGATAAAATGCTTGGGCATTCATGAATACAATTGAAAAAAATTAAGATATTTTGTCGATATCCAGCAGGTCGGTATTTAAATCTGCGATAAGATCATACAGCAGGTCTACATTTTTATCATTTGCCTGCAGGCTTTGGTTTAGCAGTTCAGTATATTTATCCAGGAACTCATCATCGTAAAACTCATCCGGAAGTTCAATCTGTCCCGTTCTTAACTGGGTAGCAGTGTGGTACAGGAGCCTGGCTATGGTAAAGTAAACCGCATTGAGGTTCACGAGCACATCGTCGTAATCTTTATTTTCCCAATCAATAATGTAGATATAATAGTTATCAGAAGCCAGCTGATTGTATTCCTCATTTTCCATCACCTCAAGTTCATCAAGGTTATTGATCAGGAAGAAGGTTTTTGAACAGTTGATCACTTTATCAATAGACCTAAGCAGCAATTGCACCACCTCATCGTCAACAGCTTCCAGCAGTTCAAAATCTTCAGCGGCAAGGGAATCCGGTTCAATAAGCCCCTTCAAATCAGACAAATCCTTCTCATATGCAAGTAAAAAACCATACTTACAAAATTCGCTTACAATAAAGCTCAGCACATGGGGCACAAGCCCCTTAATCGCATCTTCCAAATTCTTTCCGTTAATAATGACATTGAAGTTAATTACATCGCACGACTTTACAAAATCTATTGGGCGGCAACCTGACCAGAAGTTTCTCGAAAACGGTACCTGGCCATAATACAAAAGGAAAAATAAAGATGCCTTTTGTCAAAACATCCCTGCAACTGGTCAATTAATTTTATTTAAAAGTCAGCTTCATCCTTTCTTCGCAGAGATTATAAATCACAACAATAGCACATGAAGACTTTAAATTATTATCTGCTCCTGGCGGGGTTAGGATTCGGCATCACAACAAGGGCGCAAACAGGTTTTTCGGGTCATCTTAAAACGGAATACGTACCTTTTTCCAACTACGTAAGACCAGCAGACAGCGTTAAAACAGGATCTACCAGCGATTTCAAACGCATACAACTCGGTTTTAACCTTCCCCTTTCCTTTAAAGTGGATACAACAGGCAGACCAAAAATGTGGACCATAACCACCGAAGGTTCCTATGCAAAAATGACCAATCGAAATTATGAGGAAACACTATTTCCAACAAAAATGCTGAACGCCCAAATTGGACTGGTAAACATGCGTCCATTGGGTAAAACCTGGTCTATATTGACAATGGCCTCTGTAGGGATATTTACGGATACCGAAGAAATCAATAAGGATGACATCCTGGCCCAGGGCGGGATTTTATTTATTAAACACTTTAACCCCAGAACAGCTTTTGGCTTTGGTCCGGTCGTGACCAACACTTTTGGTGTACCAATGGTACTCCCCGGAATTTATTTCAACTGGGTTACCCGTGGCAAATACCAGCTTCGTGTTAATTTTCCGGAAGGCATAACATTTGGCATGCAAATGACACCTTCAGTCCGGTTAAACACAGTGGTAGAACTAAGCGGTATGACTGCCGAAAGAAATATTGACAACAGGTCGTTTTTACTGGGCTATCAGCAGATTATTGCGGGCTTACGTCCTGAAGTTAAACTCGGCAGATCGTTAAGTCTTCAACTCACCGGCGGAACAACCCTGGCCAGGTCGTTTTCGACAACCAGTAGAAAACTGAAAGACTTCTTTAAATTCAAGGATGAGGCCGATCCAAGGTTTACCACTACTTTTTACGGATCTGTTGGCCTTAAATGGGACTTCAGTAAAAAATAAACCATCATTACCAGGCTGTTTAACGGCTAAGCAGCTTGGTATATACTACTTCCTTTAACAGCTCTTCTCTGCGGTTCCTGGATATAGGAAGCTCATTTCCATTGATAAAAACCCTTCCCCCTGAAACTGAATCGATATGCGCAATATTGATGAGGTATGACTTATGGATCCTGAAAAAGTTATCGGCCGGCAAGGATGCTTCCAATGAGATCATGGTTTGATGGATAACCAACTCCCTGTCTTTAAAATATAGCTTTGCATAATTCTGCATCCCCTCAATGAACAGGATATCAACCCAGGAGATCTTTTTAAAACCATCTCCCTGCCGGATGTATAAAAAGGTATCAACCGGCTGCGGTAATTTAACGCTTGCTGTAGCCAGGTGGAGTTGCCGGGCTTTTAAAGCTGCCTGATAAAAACGTTTAAAAGCAATTGGTTTCAGTAAATAATCTACAATTTGTAAGCGGTAACCTTCCAACGCGTGCTCGGAATAGGCCGTTGTCAAAATCGTAAGTGGTGCATGTTCCATAGACTCCAAAAATTCAAGACCCGAAAGATATGGCATATTGATATCCAGGAACAGCAAATCTATATTCCCCTTTTGTATATATTCAGCAGCTTCCAGGGCGGTGCCACAGGATCCGGCAACCTTTAAAAAATCAAGTTGTGCGCAAAAATCAATGATCCCTTCCCTTGCCAGGGGCTCATCATCAATAACCAGACATTGTAAGTTCATAATTCTATGTTAAGTTTTACACTAAACAACTCAATTGTTTTCTCTATGTTCAACTCATGTGAAGCTGGGTACAAAAGTTCAAGCCTTTTTCTAACATTCTCTAATCCCAGACCATGGTTATTGTGCTTTCTGGGCTGTTGAGCAGAGCTGGAATTTTCTATCACAAAAACAAGTTCCTTCCCAAGCTGCTGTAAATTCAGGTTTACGAAACCTTTTTTTGAAGGAAGACGAGACACATGCTTAAATGCATTTTCTACAAAAGGCACCAGCAAAAGCGGTGCTATCTGCATGCGTCCATCATTAACGTTCCAGCAGCAATCTACCTGCAACTCCCCGCCCCATCGTATTTTTTCTATGTCTACCAGATCTTTCAGGTATTTAACTTCGCGTTCAAGTCCTACGGACTCGCTATTGCATTCATATAGCTGGTACCTCAGGATATCAGAAAATTTGATTAGCAAGGTGCCAGCCAGGCCCACATTTTTTTGCATCAGAATATGGATATGGTTCAACACATTGAACATCAGGTGCGGATTAATCTGATCCTGCAACAAACGCAGCTGTGATTCCAGGTGAGCCTGCTGCAGCAACGCATGGTTCTTTTCAATTTTCTCATGTTCACGGTAAAAAGTCAGGCCGCAGGCAGCGCCGTTAATCAGGATAGCCAGCGGAAGCGTACCTGTCAGTTTAACCCAGAATATACCATTATCCCTCATTAAAGCAGCATTGTCGTAAGCAGAACCATGCACAAAAAACCAGTAAAGCCCCACCGTGCCACCAGCAAGAATAAATGCCACAAACAGCGTTACCAAGACAAAACTAACGACAAAAAAACGCATACCGCCATTTGCTATGGCCCTTGGAAGCAATACATCGCTAAGCAAATGGGCGCAAACCATAGAACTCAATATAATCAGACAAACAGTATAAAGCGTTGGCAAATGTGGATAGTCGCGCATCACCTGCGACCAGAACGTAAGTCCCAGCAATAACCAGAATATACCAGCAATCAGCCAGCGTTTTTTTAGTGCAAATGTTTTCATCAGACAGGTCAATTCATTAACGCAATAAAAGTACAATCAAAAAAAACAAATTTACCCGCGGCAAAAGAAACAATTTGACAAAGTGCAGCTATGGATTGACAGATGGTTGTATATTTGTTCTAATGAAGAACCTCAGCCTAAGGTGGTCAGACCTGGACCCCAATTTTCATCTGCGTCACAGCAGCTATTACGATCTTGCTGCTCAGGAAAGGATAGAGATCCTGCACCAGTATGGCATCACCATTGGTTTGTTGCAGGAAACCCATATCGGGCCTGTCCTTTTTAAAGAGCAATGCGAATTCAGAAGGGAAATCCACCTGAACTCAAAAGTACACATCGTTACCAAATTACTGAGGATGCGCAAAGATGGTTCACGATGGGTCATCAGGCACGAATTCCTTTCAGACGAAAACCAGCTTCACGCCACCATACAGGTTGAAGGCAGTTGGATAGACACCCTCAGGCGGAAAATAGCCAGGCCAGTACCGGAAGCTATTCTTAGCGGATTGGAGCGTTTCCCTAAAACCGAAGACTTCGAATACCTGTAATTGTACAATCATGCCAGACTATCTTTTTGAAATTGAACTAAAAGTAAGGGATTATGAATGCGATCTGCAAGGTATCGTTAACAATGCCGTCTACCAGTCGTACCTGGAGCATGCCCGGCATGAATACCTGGCTACCAAATCTGTATCGTTTAAAGAACTGACAGACAAAGGTATTTTGCTCATGGTTTCCAGAATAGAAATGGACTTTAAAAGATCCCTTACCAGTGGCGACAGGTTTACTGTAAAACTAAGAACTGAAAGACAGGGATTGAAACTGGTATTTTACCAGGACATTTTCAGGCTTTCCGACAATGCCCTATGCCTGAAAGCAAAAGTCGATGTGATTGGCCAGATCAATGGTAAGTTAAACAGGGGCGATATTTTTGACACGCTTAATTTCAGCTAAAGCCGGCCGGATATTGTTACTTGCCGGGAGAAACGAGAAAAAAAGCATTTTTATTTGCCATCTATGAAGAGTTGAAAGCCAAAGGTGTCGAATTTATAAAGCCCCCGTCCAAAGAGTCCGATGGAACAGAAGCATTGTTTAAAGATGATTCTGGAAATTATTTTTCCTTAAAACCCTTAAACAACTTCGACCATAAAAACAATGTTTGATAAGGCTGTTCATCCGGCGTTTTTTGAGATGTTGGCAATTACTTCATCCAGTTCTGCTGAAGATTCAGACAGATATTTCAATAAAACCTTAGTTTCTTCGTCTTTGC from Pedobacter africanus includes:
- a CDS encoding GNAT family N-acetyltransferase translates to MNYKIRKAGLEDLERTSELFNLYRVFYRQADDYEKCKKFIQERLNNEQSHIFLVYAGDQAVGFVQLYKLYHYIKLEKQWLLSDLFVHPDYRGKGLSVALIDRSKQWCNETGACGLMLETEKTNDVGNKLYPRCGFEHDGLHNYYYWWN
- a CDS encoding acyl-CoA desaturase, whose translation is MIILAFFLLHWFLSLFSQTFFLHRYASHKMFKMNTFWEKFFYILTFLSQGSSFLNPRAYAILHRMHHAFSDTEKDPHSPHFVKDVWGMMIQTKNIYLNYSKYNLEPEEQFRDKYPSWPLIDKIGDSWYTRIVFISFYVWFYVTFATAWWMFLLLPIHFLMGPIHGAIVNWCGHKYGYSNHDNNDHSKNSLPFDFLMLGELFQNNHHKKPNNPNFATRWFEFDPTYPLMKLMHWMRIITIRKTN
- a CDS encoding cupin domain-containing protein; this encodes MSDQKKEIFDSVAQRLKIEGFNVVNRDETRPWGGFFVIDENQAQQFANVYFDKLNIDDLKISGKLSPKILIVAPNTRLSWQYHHRRAEIWRVVNGTVGVSRSDNDEQGPVEQFSPGQTIKLKQGERHRLIGLDDWGIVSEIWQHTDLENPSDESDIVRVQDDFGR
- a CDS encoding DUF6268 family outer membrane beta-barrel protein, giving the protein MKTLNYYLLLAGLGFGITTRAQTGFSGHLKTEYVPFSNYVRPADSVKTGSTSDFKRIQLGFNLPLSFKVDTTGRPKMWTITTEGSYAKMTNRNYEETLFPTKMLNAQIGLVNMRPLGKTWSILTMASVGIFTDTEEINKDDILAQGGILFIKHFNPRTAFGFGPVVTNTFGVPMVLPGIYFNWVTRGKYQLRVNFPEGITFGMQMTPSVRLNTVVELSGMTAERNIDNRSFLLGYQQIIAGLRPEVKLGRSLSLQLTGGTTLARSFSTTSRKLKDFFKFKDEADPRFTTTFYGSVGLKWDFSKK
- a CDS encoding LytR/AlgR family response regulator transcription factor codes for the protein MNLQCLVIDDEPLAREGIIDFCAQLDFLKVAGSCGTALEAAEYIQKGNIDLLFLDINMPYLSGLEFLESMEHAPLTILTTAYSEHALEGYRLQIVDYLLKPIAFKRFYQAALKARQLHLATASVKLPQPVDTFLYIRQGDGFKKISWVDILFIEGMQNYAKLYFKDRELVIHQTMISLEASLPADNFFRIHKSYLINIAHIDSVSGGRVFINGNELPISRNRREELLKEVVYTKLLSR
- a CDS encoding sensor histidine kinase, with the protein product MKTFALKKRWLIAGIFWLLLGLTFWSQVMRDYPHLPTLYTVCLIILSSMVCAHLLSDVLLPRAIANGGMRFFVVSFVLVTLFVAFILAGGTVGLYWFFVHGSAYDNAALMRDNGIFWVKLTGTLPLAILINGAACGLTFYREHEKIEKNHALLQQAHLESQLRLLQDQINPHLMFNVLNHIHILMQKNVGLAGTLLIKFSDILRYQLYECNSESVGLEREVKYLKDLVDIEKIRWGGELQVDCCWNVNDGRMQIAPLLLVPFVENAFKHVSRLPSKKGFVNLNLQQLGKELVFVIENSSSAQQPRKHNNHGLGLENVRKRLELLYPASHELNIEKTIELFSVKLNIEL
- a CDS encoding acyl-CoA thioesterase, producing MKNLSLRWSDLDPNFHLRHSSYYDLAAQERIEILHQYGITIGLLQETHIGPVLFKEQCEFRREIHLNSKVHIVTKLLRMRKDGSRWVIRHEFLSDENQLHATIQVEGSWIDTLRRKIARPVPEAILSGLERFPKTEDFEYL
- a CDS encoding acyl-CoA thioesterase, with the translated sequence MPDYLFEIELKVRDYECDLQGIVNNAVYQSYLEHARHEYLATKSVSFKELTDKGILLMVSRIEMDFKRSLTSGDRFTVKLRTERQGLKLVFYQDIFRLSDNALCLKAKVDVIGQINGKLNRGDIFDTLNFS
- a CDS encoding VOC family protein — translated: MPGETRKKAFLFAIYEELKAKGVEFIKPPSKESDGTEALFKDDSGNYFSLKPLNNFDHKNNV